From one Halosimplex rubrum genomic stretch:
- a CDS encoding phosphoribosylaminoimidazolesuccinocarboxamide synthase, whose amino-acid sequence MTSVKEFRVGEPAAADELGRGAFVFTDDYSVFDWGKMPDEIPDKGCSLCTMGAYNFELLESEGVPTHYEGVATDATDGAVSLDEALDSGAAPREMVIELTQVPDLPFEGDDTEDPSGYDYDAYHADAGENYLVPLEIVFRNRVPVGSSLRKRTDPADHGLDFDAWPDEAVDLDDPVVEFSTKYEEQDRYLSRAEADRIAGSADVADLESVAREVNRLVTDRAADAGLTHEDGKIECLYYEGEIRVADVVGTFDENRFAYGDQQVSKEVVRQYHKRTQPEWVEAVSAAKAEADERGVADWKSLCEREPEPLDERVVAAARDLYCAGTNAYVGREVFDAPSLDAAVESVRDL is encoded by the coding sequence ATGACCTCTGTGAAGGAGTTCCGGGTGGGCGAGCCCGCCGCGGCCGACGAGCTGGGCCGCGGCGCGTTCGTCTTCACCGACGACTACTCGGTGTTCGACTGGGGGAAGATGCCCGACGAGATCCCCGACAAGGGGTGTTCGCTCTGCACGATGGGCGCGTATAACTTCGAACTGCTCGAATCCGAAGGGGTGCCCACCCACTACGAGGGCGTCGCCACCGACGCGACCGACGGCGCCGTCTCGCTCGACGAGGCGCTCGACTCCGGCGCGGCGCCCCGCGAGATGGTCATCGAACTCACGCAGGTGCCCGACCTCCCCTTCGAGGGCGACGACACCGAGGACCCCAGCGGCTACGACTACGACGCATACCACGCCGACGCCGGCGAGAACTACCTCGTCCCGCTGGAGATCGTCTTCCGAAACCGCGTCCCCGTCGGCTCCTCGCTCCGCAAACGCACCGACCCCGCCGACCACGGCCTCGACTTCGACGCCTGGCCCGACGAGGCGGTCGACCTGGACGACCCCGTCGTCGAGTTCTCCACCAAGTACGAGGAACAGGACCGCTATCTCTCCCGCGCGGAGGCCGACCGCATCGCCGGGTCGGCCGATGTCGCCGACCTCGAATCGGTCGCCCGCGAAGTCAACCGACTCGTCACCGACCGCGCCGCCGACGCCGGGCTGACCCACGAGGACGGCAAGATCGAGTGTCTGTACTACGAGGGCGAGATCCGCGTCGCCGACGTGGTCGGTACCTTCGACGAGAACCGCTTCGCCTACGGCGACCAGCAGGTCTCGAAGGAGGTCGTCCGCCAGTATCACAAGCGCACCCAGCCCGAGTGGGTCGAGGCGGTCTCCGCGGCCAAGGCCGAGGCCGACGAGCGCGGCGTCGCCGACTGGAAGTCGCTGTGCGAACGCGAACCGGAACCGCTCGACGAGCGCGTCGTCGCCGCCGCCCGCGATCTGTACTGTGCCGGCACGAACGCCTACGTCGGCCGCGAGGTCTTCGATGCGCCCTCCCTCGACGCGGCGGTCGAGAGCGTCCGGGACCTCTGA
- a CDS encoding CHY zinc finger protein produces MTAQPGSERRTTRPPETDGRFSVPLRGVDVDPETRCVHYDDAVDVVALRFPCCDRYYPCFRCHDAVTDHDPERVPRAAFGEPGVLCGVCGTALSVREYLDCDDTCPECGASFNPGCRRHRDRYFAVGE; encoded by the coding sequence ATGACGGCACAGCCGGGCTCGGAGCGGCGAACGACCCGTCCGCCGGAGACGGACGGCCGGTTTTCCGTCCCGCTCCGAGGTGTCGACGTCGACCCCGAAACCCGCTGTGTCCACTACGACGACGCGGTCGACGTGGTCGCGCTCCGATTCCCGTGCTGTGACCGCTACTATCCCTGTTTTCGCTGTCACGACGCGGTGACCGACCACGACCCCGAACGCGTCCCGCGCGCAGCGTTCGGCGAGCCGGGGGTCCTCTGCGGCGTCTGCGGTACGGCCCTCTCCGTCCGCGAGTACCTCGACTGTGACGACACCTGTCCCGAGTGCGGCGCGTCGTTCAACCCCGGGTGCCGTCGCCACCGCGACCGGTACTTCGCCGTCGGGGAGTGA